The following proteins come from a genomic window of Nocardiopsis sp. YSL2:
- a CDS encoding NAD(P)-dependent oxidoreductase, protein MRVLVTGGSGRLGRSVVATLTDRGHTVTSVDTAPPPPGTDGMTADLLVRAEREDVFARARPEAVVHLAGIAVPFASPDLDTISVNARLAWAVLSSAEAHGARSAVAASSPTVYGYNTPSWRPAYLPLDEEHPVTPWHAYGLSKAFIEQTVAALARTARTCTMTCLRPGYVVAPEEWQGALTQQGHTIAERLADPALAATSLFNYVDARDAGELFALVIENPDRVSGGQVFNAMAADPLALGPVDALLPKYHPATAEHAAALADGGAVFSSRAAREALGWNPTRTWREQVSAEVRDRLERR, encoded by the coding sequence ATGCGCGTTCTCGTCACCGGCGGCTCGGGAAGGCTCGGCCGCAGTGTCGTGGCCACCCTCACCGATCGCGGCCACACCGTCACCTCCGTGGACACCGCCCCGCCGCCGCCCGGCACCGACGGGATGACCGCCGACCTGCTGGTGAGGGCCGAACGGGAGGACGTCTTCGCCCGCGCCCGCCCCGAGGCCGTCGTCCACCTGGCCGGGATCGCCGTCCCCTTCGCCAGCCCCGACCTGGACACCATCAGCGTCAACGCCCGCCTGGCCTGGGCGGTACTGTCCTCGGCCGAGGCCCACGGCGCCCGGTCCGCGGTGGCCGCCTCCAGCCCGACCGTCTACGGGTACAACACCCCCTCGTGGCGGCCCGCCTACCTGCCCCTGGACGAGGAGCACCCGGTCACGCCCTGGCACGCCTACGGGCTGAGCAAGGCCTTCATCGAGCAGACCGTGGCGGCTCTGGCGCGCACCGCCCGGACCTGCACGATGACGTGCCTGCGCCCCGGCTACGTCGTGGCACCGGAGGAGTGGCAGGGCGCGCTCACCCAGCAGGGCCACACCATCGCCGAACGGCTGGCCGACCCAGCCCTGGCTGCCACCTCCCTGTTCAACTACGTCGACGCCCGTGACGCCGGCGAGCTGTTCGCGCTGGTGATCGAGAACCCGGACCGCGTCAGCGGCGGCCAGGTGTTCAACGCCATGGCCGCCGACCCCCTGGCCCTGGGCCCGGTGGACGCGCTGCTGCCGAAGTACCACCCCGCCACGGCCGAGCACGCCGCCGCGCTGGCCGACGGCGGGGCCGTCTTCAGCTCGCGCGCGGCCCGCGAGGCACTGGGCTGGAACCCCACCCGCACCTGGCGCGAACAGGTGTCCGCCGAGGTCCGGGACCGGCTCGAACGCCGCTGA
- a CDS encoding 5-dehydro-4-deoxyglucarate dehydratase encodes MNFDGILFFPLTPFEGEGRVNEDVLAEHVASGVEHGAGGVFAACGTGEVHALSAAEHAAVVRRSVQVTAGRVPVVAGAGGSVGTAVEQAASARELGADAVLLLPPYLVGAPQRGLVEYVRTVASAVDIPVIVYQRGSMVFTPESAAELAAIPGVVGIKDGTGDLGRMHQIVLAVRAVRGAEFTFFNGLPTAELTVPAYSAVGVPLYSSAAFAFVPEVANAFFTAVHSGDPLAETLTREFFEPLVRLRDRVPGYAVSLVKAGARLRGVDMGGVRAPFVDPTPQEETALAGLIETGLSLVKEG; translated from the coding sequence ATGAACTTCGACGGAATCCTGTTCTTTCCGCTGACGCCCTTCGAGGGTGAGGGCCGGGTCAACGAGGACGTGCTGGCCGAGCACGTGGCCTCGGGGGTCGAGCACGGTGCGGGCGGTGTGTTCGCGGCGTGCGGGACCGGTGAGGTCCACGCCCTCTCGGCCGCCGAGCACGCGGCCGTGGTGCGCCGGTCGGTCCAGGTGACCGCCGGCCGGGTGCCGGTGGTGGCGGGTGCCGGCGGGAGCGTGGGCACGGCGGTCGAGCAGGCCGCCTCCGCCCGGGAGCTGGGCGCGGACGCCGTGCTGCTGCTGCCGCCCTACCTGGTGGGTGCCCCGCAGCGGGGCCTGGTGGAGTACGTGCGCACCGTGGCCTCGGCGGTGGACATCCCCGTGATCGTCTACCAGCGCGGGTCGATGGTGTTCACGCCCGAGAGCGCGGCCGAGCTGGCGGCGATCCCGGGCGTGGTGGGGATCAAGGACGGGACGGGCGACCTGGGGCGCATGCACCAGATCGTGCTGGCGGTGCGTGCGGTGCGCGGCGCGGAGTTCACGTTCTTCAACGGGCTGCCCACGGCGGAGTTGACCGTGCCGGCCTACAGCGCGGTGGGTGTTCCGCTCTACTCCTCGGCGGCGTTCGCGTTCGTGCCCGAGGTCGCCAACGCGTTCTTCACCGCGGTGCACTCCGGCGACCCGCTGGCCGAGACGCTCACACGCGAGTTCTTCGAGCCGTTGGTGCGTCTGCGCGACCGGGTGCCGGGGTATGCGGTCTCGCTGGTCAAGGCGGGCGCGCGGTTGCGCGGGGTGGACATGGGCGGGGTGCGGGCCCCGTTCGTGGACCCGACTCCGCAGGAGGAGACCGCCCTGGCCGGGCTCATCGAGACCGGTCTGTCACTGGTCAAGGAGGGCTGA
- a CDS encoding Gfo/Idh/MocA family protein, translating into MRDHVLGVAMNGVTGRMGYRQHLTRSILAIREAGGVALPDGSRIIPEPVLVGRNERKLSEIAERHGIERWTTDLDSVLSDDGISIYFDAQITHAREAAVRAAIAAGKHVYVEKPTADSLSAALELAKLARDAGVRNGVVQDKLFLPGLLKLRRLIDSGFFGEILSIRGEFGYWVFEGDWQPGQRPSWNYRAEEGGGMVLDMFPHWHYILEHLFGSVRSVTAKVATHIPQRWDENGEPYKATADDSAYGIFELEGGVIAQINSSWNVRVARDELVEFQVDGTHGSAVAGLRSCRVQHRSATPKAVWNPDLADDGRYREQWEQVPDNTEFPNGFRAQWENFLQHVVTGTPFPHDLLSGARGLQMAEAGLRSAAEGHTVELDEVTLS; encoded by the coding sequence ATGCGTGATCACGTGCTTGGTGTCGCCATGAACGGCGTCACCGGACGCATGGGGTACCGGCAGCACCTGACCCGGTCGATCCTCGCCATCCGCGAGGCGGGCGGCGTCGCCCTGCCCGACGGTTCCCGGATCATCCCCGAGCCGGTCCTGGTGGGCCGCAACGAGCGCAAGCTGAGCGAGATCGCCGAGCGCCACGGCATCGAGCGCTGGACCACGGACCTGGACTCCGTCCTGTCCGACGACGGCATCTCCATCTACTTCGACGCGCAGATCACGCACGCCCGCGAGGCCGCCGTACGCGCCGCCATCGCCGCGGGCAAGCACGTCTACGTCGAAAAGCCCACGGCCGACAGCCTGAGCGCCGCCCTGGAACTGGCCAAGCTCGCGCGGGACGCGGGCGTCCGCAACGGCGTGGTCCAGGACAAGCTCTTCCTGCCCGGCCTGCTCAAACTGCGCCGCCTGATCGACTCCGGCTTCTTCGGTGAGATCCTGTCCATCCGCGGCGAGTTCGGCTACTGGGTCTTCGAGGGCGACTGGCAGCCCGGTCAGCGCCCCAGCTGGAACTACCGCGCCGAGGAGGGCGGCGGCATGGTGCTGGACATGTTCCCGCACTGGCACTACATCCTGGAGCACCTCTTCGGGTCGGTTCGCTCGGTCACCGCGAAGGTGGCCACGCACATCCCCCAGCGCTGGGACGAGAACGGCGAGCCCTACAAGGCCACCGCCGACGACTCCGCCTACGGCATCTTCGAACTCGAGGGCGGTGTCATCGCGCAGATCAACTCCTCCTGGAACGTGCGCGTGGCCCGCGACGAGCTCGTGGAGTTCCAGGTCGACGGCACCCACGGCAGCGCCGTGGCGGGGCTGCGCTCCTGCCGCGTCCAGCACCGCTCGGCCACCCCCAAGGCGGTCTGGAACCCCGACCTGGCCGACGACGGCCGCTACCGCGAGCAGTGGGAGCAGGTGCCCGACAACACCGAGTTCCCCAACGGGTTCCGCGCCCAGTGGGAGAACTTCCTCCAGCACGTGGTCACCGGCACCCCCTTCCCGCACGACCTGCTCTCGGGCGCCCGCGGCCTGCAGATGGCCGAGGCCGGCCTGCGCTCGGCCGCCGAGGGCCACACGGTGGAACTGGACGAGGTCACCCTGTCATGA
- a CDS encoding LacI family DNA-binding transcriptional regulator: protein MNSGYVTLEQVAEHAGVSLATASRVINGSTRQVSQKLRDKVTASAQELGYLANASAQTLARNSSSLVGLIVHDIADPYFSSIAAGVTRQTEAQGLVLVLGTTSHSPQNEGRILATLRAHRARAVVLVGSRSTDEESNRRLAEEITMFRRQGGRVACVSQEGLPADTVTPDNHTGSADLARHLIAQGHREFAILAGPTDLQTARERLDGFHSALSGAGLELAHHNVVHGAFTRDGGYESTRRLMAVGTDATCLFAVNDVMATGAMAALRDLGMRVPQDLSVAGFDDIPTLRDLTPALTTVRLPLEEMGEMAAQLALDGEPAEQPRVVTVRGEVVERESTGPVKAG, encoded by the coding sequence GTGAACTCCGGTTACGTGACGTTGGAGCAGGTCGCCGAACACGCCGGGGTGTCCCTGGCCACGGCTTCGAGGGTCATCAACGGCAGTACCCGGCAGGTGAGCCAGAAACTCCGGGACAAGGTCACGGCCAGCGCCCAGGAACTGGGCTACCTGGCCAACGCCTCCGCGCAGACCCTGGCCCGCAACAGCAGCTCGCTGGTGGGCCTGATCGTCCACGACATCGCCGACCCCTACTTCTCCTCGATCGCGGCCGGTGTCACCAGGCAGACCGAGGCGCAGGGACTGGTCCTGGTCCTGGGTACCACCAGCCACTCCCCCCAGAACGAGGGCCGCATCCTGGCCACCCTGCGCGCCCACCGGGCGCGCGCGGTGGTGCTGGTGGGTTCGCGCTCCACCGACGAGGAGAGCAATCGGCGCCTGGCCGAGGAGATCACCATGTTCCGCCGCCAGGGCGGGCGGGTGGCGTGCGTGTCCCAGGAGGGCCTGCCCGCCGACACCGTCACCCCCGACAACCACACCGGGTCGGCGGACCTGGCGCGGCACCTCATCGCCCAGGGGCACCGGGAGTTCGCGATCCTGGCCGGACCCACCGACCTGCAGACCGCGCGCGAGCGGTTGGACGGGTTCCATTCCGCGCTCTCGGGTGCGGGGTTGGAGCTGGCCCACCACAACGTGGTGCACGGGGCCTTCACCCGCGACGGCGGCTACGAGTCCACCCGGAGGCTGATGGCGGTCGGTACCGACGCCACGTGCCTGTTCGCGGTCAACGACGTCATGGCCACCGGTGCGATGGCGGCCCTGCGCGACCTGGGGATGCGGGTGCCGCAGGACCTGTCCGTGGCCGGGTTCGACGACATCCCCACCCTGCGCGACCTGACCCCGGCCCTGACCACGGTCCGTCTGCCGCTGGAGGAGATGGGCGAGATGGCCGCACAGCTGGCGCTGGACGGCGAGCCCGCCGAGCAGCCGCGTGTGGTGACGGTCAGGGGCGAGGTCGTCGAGCGCGAGAGCACGGGGCCGGTCAAGGCCGGCTGA
- a CDS encoding sugar phosphate isomerase/epimerase: MTPTAVDLPSGRPAAVPTPVPGDPALARLSLNQATVKYWNLVQAVDGCLRAGLPAIGVWREPVAEMGLAAAARLVRRSGLRVSSYCRAGFLTRPDRREALEDNRRAIDEAAELGAPCLVMVVGGLPEGERDLVAVRERMVDVLAELVPYALDRGVRLALEPLHPMFCADRAVLSTLGQALDIAERFDARAVGVVVDAYHVWWDPQVYAQIARAGAGGRIASFQACDWELPIPSDALLGRGMVGDGHADVRGLRRAVDAAGYTGDIEVEIFNERVWSSDGDEVIATVARRHVQYVL; the protein is encoded by the coding sequence ATCACCCCCACCGCGGTGGACCTGCCCTCCGGCCGGCCCGCCGCGGTGCCCACACCGGTGCCCGGCGACCCCGCGCTGGCCCGGCTCTCCCTCAACCAGGCCACCGTCAAGTACTGGAACCTGGTCCAGGCGGTGGACGGCTGCCTGCGCGCGGGACTGCCCGCCATCGGTGTGTGGCGCGAACCGGTCGCCGAGATGGGGCTGGCCGCGGCGGCCCGCCTGGTCCGCCGGTCCGGTCTGCGCGTCTCGTCCTACTGCCGGGCCGGGTTCCTGACCCGTCCCGACCGCCGGGAGGCGCTGGAGGACAACCGACGCGCCATCGACGAGGCCGCCGAACTCGGCGCGCCCTGCCTGGTCATGGTGGTGGGCGGTCTGCCCGAGGGCGAGCGCGACCTGGTCGCGGTGCGCGAGCGCATGGTCGATGTGCTGGCCGAGCTGGTGCCCTACGCCCTCGATCGCGGTGTGCGCCTGGCCCTGGAGCCCCTGCACCCGATGTTCTGCGCCGACCGCGCGGTGCTCTCGACCCTGGGACAGGCCCTGGACATCGCCGAGCGGTTCGACGCCCGAGCGGTGGGCGTGGTCGTCGACGCCTACCACGTGTGGTGGGACCCGCAGGTGTACGCCCAGATCGCCCGGGCCGGCGCGGGCGGGCGCATCGCCTCCTTCCAGGCGTGCGACTGGGAGCTGCCGATCCCCTCCGACGCGCTGCTGGGCCGTGGCATGGTCGGGGACGGCCACGCCGACGTGCGCGGGCTGCGCCGGGCGGTGGACGCGGCGGGCTACACCGGTGACATCGAGGTGGAGATCTTCAACGAGCGCGTCTGGTCGTCCGACGGCGACGAGGTGATCGCGACGGTGGCCCGCCGACACGTGCAGTACGTCCTGTGA
- a CDS encoding MarR family winged helix-turn-helix transcriptional regulator encodes MENPPERTPAGWESTPSWLLTQTAHHAHRLVTEGFSSVHARGYHFRLLATLEESGPASQAELGRRSGIHVSDMVATINELADDALVERTPDPADRRRNIVSLTTAGRTRLRRLERQLAQSQNALLAPLTPQEREQLTDLLSTLLDHHEHRSRNRPPH; translated from the coding sequence ATGGAGAACCCGCCCGAGAGGACACCCGCCGGCTGGGAGAGCACACCCAGCTGGCTGCTCACCCAGACCGCCCACCACGCGCACCGCCTGGTCACCGAGGGGTTCTCGTCCGTACATGCCCGCGGATACCACTTCCGCCTCCTGGCGACCCTGGAGGAGTCCGGACCGGCCAGCCAGGCCGAACTGGGCCGCCGCAGCGGCATCCACGTCAGCGACATGGTCGCCACGATCAACGAACTCGCCGACGACGCACTCGTCGAGCGCACCCCCGACCCCGCCGACCGGCGGCGCAACATCGTCTCCCTGACCACCGCGGGACGAACACGGCTACGACGCCTGGAACGGCAGCTGGCCCAGAGCCAGAACGCACTGCTGGCCCCGCTCACCCCCCAGGAACGCGAGCAGCTGACCGACCTGCTCTCCACCCTCCTGGACCACCACGAACACCGCAGCCGGAACCGACCACCGCACTGA
- a CDS encoding DUF2784 domain-containing protein → MTHLLIGHAAMVLHFAFFGYVVLGGFLAWRWPRALWPHVGVAAYALGIVIIDWPCVLTEAENWSRAATGRTVMEAGFIDFHITGTLYPPEHLMASRVVIACVIALSWAGAALVRGGRDGGGVRRSGPGHEAAPGARTHPGPAAGTRISRP, encoded by the coding sequence ATGACCCACCTCCTCATCGGCCACGCGGCCATGGTCCTGCACTTCGCGTTCTTCGGCTACGTCGTCCTCGGCGGCTTCCTGGCCTGGCGGTGGCCCCGGGCGCTGTGGCCGCACGTGGGCGTGGCCGCCTACGCGCTGGGCATCGTCATCATCGACTGGCCGTGCGTGCTGACCGAGGCCGAGAACTGGTCGCGGGCGGCGACCGGGCGCACGGTGATGGAGGCGGGCTTCATCGACTTCCACATCACCGGCACCCTCTACCCGCCCGAGCACCTGATGGCCTCGCGCGTGGTGATCGCGTGCGTCATCGCGCTGTCCTGGGCGGGCGCTGCTCTGGTGCGCGGAGGCCGCGACGGCGGGGGCGTCCGCCGATCCGGCCCCGGACACGAGGCGGCCCCGGGCGCGCGGACGCACCCGGGGCCGGCAGCCGGGACCCGGATCAGCCGGCCTTGA
- a CDS encoding mandelate racemase/muconate lactonizing enzyme family protein — MRVSEVRARAFRLPLHRAWDGGVDRNDLVVVRVRTDTGQVGTGFAWTPLIGARAVEALVNDDCPAALVGREAHPALWDELCWHLREAGTSGLTLMAVAGIDIALWDLRARAAGESLVEAVGRRRESVPAYGSGVNLDYPLADLEDQVRRWVAAGHTAVKIKVGSADLSRDVERVGAVRELLGPDGLLMVDANQRWDVSGAARALCALADFDPFFIEEPLPALDLEAHARLRERTRVPFAIGENLRTVQEFERAVELGVVDVAQPNVVRVGGITPFLRIAESMARRGVPVAPHLLPELSGQLALCLPRVAMVEEIDRASFAELGALARPSGVEFDRGRVRADTGPGHGLVFADTLTPVADHFP, encoded by the coding sequence GTGCGCGTCAGCGAGGTGCGGGCCCGTGCCTTCCGGCTGCCTCTGCATCGTGCCTGGGACGGGGGTGTGGACCGCAACGACCTGGTCGTGGTGCGGGTGCGTACCGACACCGGGCAGGTCGGGACAGGGTTCGCCTGGACTCCGCTGATCGGTGCGCGGGCGGTGGAGGCGCTGGTCAACGATGACTGTCCGGCGGCGCTGGTGGGCCGTGAGGCCCACCCGGCGCTGTGGGACGAGCTGTGCTGGCACCTGCGTGAGGCCGGCACGAGCGGTCTGACGCTGATGGCGGTGGCGGGGATCGACATCGCTCTGTGGGATCTGCGGGCCCGTGCGGCGGGGGAGAGCCTGGTCGAGGCGGTGGGGCGTCGGCGCGAGTCCGTGCCCGCCTACGGCAGCGGGGTGAACCTGGACTATCCGTTGGCGGATCTGGAGGACCAGGTGCGCCGGTGGGTGGCGGCCGGGCATACCGCGGTCAAGATCAAGGTCGGTTCCGCGGATCTGTCCCGTGACGTGGAGCGCGTGGGTGCCGTGCGGGAGCTGCTGGGGCCGGACGGCCTGTTGATGGTGGACGCCAACCAGCGCTGGGACGTGTCGGGGGCGGCGCGTGCGCTGTGCGCGTTGGCGGATTTCGACCCGTTCTTCATCGAGGAGCCGCTGCCCGCCCTGGATCTGGAGGCGCACGCGCGGTTGCGTGAGCGCACGCGGGTGCCGTTCGCGATCGGTGAGAACCTGCGGACGGTCCAGGAGTTCGAGCGGGCGGTGGAGCTGGGGGTGGTGGATGTGGCCCAGCCCAATGTGGTGCGGGTCGGGGGGATCACCCCGTTCCTGCGGATCGCGGAGTCGATGGCGCGCCGGGGGGTGCCGGTGGCTCCGCACCTGTTGCCCGAGCTGTCGGGTCAGTTGGCCCTGTGCCTGCCCCGGGTGGCGATGGTCGAGGAGATCGATCGCGCCTCCTTCGCCGAGCTGGGTGCGTTGGCCCGTCCCAGCGGGGTGGAGTTCGACCGGGGGCGGGTGCGGGCCGACACCGGGCCCGGCCACGGCCTGGTGTTCGCCGACACGCTCACACCGGTCGCCGACCACTTCCCCTAG
- a CDS encoding epoxide hydrolase family protein → MITPFRIDIPQADLDDLADRLARTRWPNEVADAGWDYGFPLARLRDLAEYWRTGYDWRAHEARLNELPHATTEIDGQNIHFVHVRSAKPDALALILTHGWPGSFLEFLGVIEPLSRDFHLVIPSIPGYGFSGPTHERGWDIVRIARAWAELMSRLGYERYGAQGGDFGSGISTALGAVAPERVVGVHVNYLPTRPDPDSGLALSAADEARLDKVRHLMANRPPYQALQAATPQTVGYALTDSPVGQLAWIAERFAQWTDPRTPVDDERVLTDVSLYWLTATAASSARLHHDASRRTEPCPVPLGVAVFAHDITQSVRPLAERLYDIRHWSEFDRGGHFAAMEVPELLAEDVRDFFLTLTEDGARASG, encoded by the coding sequence ATGATCACGCCGTTCCGCATCGACATCCCCCAGGCCGACCTCGACGACCTGGCCGACCGCCTCGCCCGCACCCGCTGGCCCAACGAGGTGGCCGACGCCGGGTGGGACTACGGATTCCCCCTGGCACGGCTCCGGGACCTGGCCGAGTACTGGCGCACCGGCTACGACTGGCGCGCGCACGAGGCGCGGCTCAACGAACTGCCGCACGCCACCACCGAGATCGACGGCCAGAACATCCACTTCGTCCACGTGCGGTCCGCGAAACCGGACGCGCTCGCGCTGATCCTGACCCACGGCTGGCCCGGCTCGTTCCTGGAGTTCCTCGGCGTGATCGAGCCGCTCTCACGCGACTTCCACCTGGTGATCCCCTCCATCCCCGGCTACGGGTTCTCCGGGCCCACCCACGAGCGCGGCTGGGACATCGTCCGCATCGCCCGGGCCTGGGCCGAACTGATGTCGCGTCTGGGCTACGAGCGCTACGGCGCGCAGGGCGGCGACTTCGGCTCGGGCATCTCCACGGCCCTCGGCGCGGTGGCGCCCGAGCGGGTCGTCGGGGTGCACGTCAACTACCTGCCGACCCGGCCCGACCCGGACTCCGGCCTCGCGCTGTCGGCCGCCGACGAGGCCCGCCTGGACAAGGTCCGGCACCTGATGGCCAACCGGCCGCCCTACCAGGCACTGCAGGCCGCCACCCCGCAGACGGTCGGCTACGCGCTGACCGACTCCCCCGTCGGCCAGCTGGCCTGGATCGCCGAACGCTTCGCACAGTGGACCGACCCCCGCACGCCGGTCGACGACGAGCGCGTGCTCACCGACGTCTCCCTGTACTGGCTGACCGCCACCGCGGCCTCCTCCGCGCGGCTGCACCACGACGCCTCGCGGCGCACCGAGCCCTGCCCGGTACCGCTCGGCGTCGCGGTGTTCGCGCACGACATCACCCAGTCGGTACGACCGCTGGCCGAACGGCTCTACGACATCCGGCACTGGTCGGAGTTCGACCGCGGGGGCCACTTCGCCGCGATGGAGGTGCCCGAGCTGCTCGCCGAGGACGTCCGGGACTTCTTCCTCACCCTCACCGAGGACGGCGCCCGGGCCTCCGGCTGA
- a CDS encoding dihydrodipicolinate synthase family protein encodes MNTLRLPTDDGRIEAYTLRGTPVAASPLPPSRTRAAYAAAHVVADPARPNAPGAPAAVDWEATLAFRHHLWDQGLGVADAMDTAQRGMGLDWTATAELIRRSGAQAAERGAALACGVGTDQIESSQTDLESVITAYQEQLDVVQGAGATPVLMASRALAASAQGPDDYARVYGRLLQRAERPVILHWLGTAFDPALAGYWGYADPAEAIEPVAELIAEHAQAVEGIKVSLLDASLEVRLRRLLPEGVRLYTGDDFNYPDLIQGDDQGYSHALLGVFAAIAPAAARALAALDEGDTGRYRALMEPTVPLARHLFAAPTFYYKAGIAFLSWLNGHQKGFHMVGGLHSARDLPHLAQVVRLADTAGALSDPELAVARMRALLEVSGVDQ; translated from the coding sequence ATGAACACCCTGAGACTGCCCACCGACGACGGGCGGATCGAGGCCTACACCCTGCGCGGTACGCCCGTGGCGGCCTCGCCCCTGCCCCCGTCCCGCACCCGTGCCGCCTACGCCGCGGCCCACGTGGTCGCCGACCCCGCGCGCCCCAACGCCCCCGGAGCCCCCGCGGCGGTGGACTGGGAGGCCACGCTCGCCTTCCGCCACCACCTGTGGGACCAGGGCCTGGGCGTGGCCGACGCCATGGACACCGCCCAGCGCGGCATGGGCCTGGACTGGACGGCCACAGCCGAGCTCATCCGCAGGTCCGGTGCGCAGGCCGCCGAGCGCGGCGCCGCCCTGGCGTGCGGGGTGGGCACCGACCAGATCGAATCTTCGCAGACCGACCTGGAAAGCGTTATCACGGCGTATCAGGAACAACTGGACGTCGTCCAGGGAGCCGGGGCCACCCCGGTCCTGATGGCCTCCCGCGCACTGGCCGCCTCCGCGCAGGGCCCCGACGACTACGCCCGCGTCTACGGCCGACTGCTCCAGCGGGCCGAGCGCCCGGTGATCCTGCACTGGCTGGGCACCGCGTTCGACCCGGCCCTGGCCGGCTACTGGGGCTACGCCGACCCGGCCGAGGCGATCGAGCCCGTCGCCGAGCTCATCGCCGAGCACGCCCAGGCCGTGGAGGGCATCAAGGTGTCCCTGCTGGACGCCTCCCTGGAGGTGCGCCTGCGCCGGCTGCTGCCCGAGGGCGTGCGCCTGTACACCGGCGACGACTTCAACTACCCGGACCTGATCCAGGGCGACGACCAGGGCTACTCCCACGCGCTGCTCGGCGTCTTCGCCGCCATCGCGCCCGCCGCCGCCCGGGCGCTGGCCGCACTGGACGAGGGGGACACCGGCCGCTACCGGGCCCTGATGGAGCCCACCGTCCCCCTGGCCCGGCACCTGTTCGCCGCCCCCACCTTCTACTACAAGGCCGGTATCGCCTTCCTGTCCTGGCTCAACGGCCACCAGAAGGGCTTCCACATGGTGGGGGGCCTGCACAGCGCCCGCGACCTGCCCCACCTGGCCCAGGTCGTACGCCTGGCCGACACGGCCGGGGCGCTCAGCGACCCCGAACTGGCTGTGGCGCGGATGCGGGCCCTGCTCGAGGTGTCGGGGGTGGACCAGTGA
- a CDS encoding PmoA family protein yields MSTVDLALGSTVLASRQDGTDIEPVLSPRPYLHPVRTKSGTVVTEERPDDHLHHFGVSVAVPDVSGTSFWGGRTFTPDRGSVLLDNHGRQEHVRWLAREDDRQVEVLSWTDPDGAELLREERTTRLLDLDEHTWVLEVAVRLHNTSGRDLSVGSPATNGRPGAGYGGLFWRAPRALTPPVCTGPHGLEGEQALHGSRAEWLALAGNADAAPWTLVFLQTGPDTDPWFLRVQEYPGVGPALAWDTRLPLPADAALHRGLRTAVHDGHAADPAALAKAARSLA; encoded by the coding sequence ATGAGTACCGTCGACCTCGCACTCGGCAGCACCGTCCTGGCCAGCCGCCAGGACGGCACCGACATCGAACCCGTCCTGTCCCCCCGCCCCTACCTGCACCCGGTCCGCACCAAGTCCGGCACCGTGGTCACCGAGGAGCGGCCCGACGACCACCTGCACCACTTCGGTGTGAGCGTGGCCGTGCCCGACGTGTCCGGCACCAGCTTCTGGGGCGGGCGCACCTTCACCCCCGACCGCGGGTCGGTCCTGCTCGACAACCACGGGCGCCAGGAACACGTGCGGTGGCTGGCCCGCGAGGACGACCGCCAGGTCGAGGTCCTGTCGTGGACCGACCCTGATGGCGCCGAACTGCTGCGCGAGGAGCGCACCACGCGCCTGCTGGACCTGGACGAGCACACCTGGGTACTGGAGGTGGCGGTGCGGCTGCACAACACCTCCGGCCGCGACCTGAGCGTGGGCAGCCCCGCCACCAACGGCCGCCCCGGAGCCGGGTACGGCGGCCTGTTCTGGCGGGCGCCCCGCGCTCTCACCCCGCCGGTGTGCACCGGCCCCCACGGGCTGGAAGGAGAGCAGGCCCTGCACGGGTCCCGCGCCGAGTGGCTGGCCCTGGCCGGGAACGCCGACGCGGCCCCCTGGACGCTGGTCTTCCTCCAGACCGGCCCCGACACCGACCCCTGGTTCCTGCGCGTCCAGGAGTACCCCGGGGTCGGCCCCGCCCTGGCCTGGGACACCCGCCTGCCCCTGCCCGCGGACGCCGCGCTGCACCGGGGCCTGCGCACCGCGGTCCACGACGGGCACGCCGCCGACCCCGCCGCCCTGGCCAAGGCCGCCCGGTCACTGGCCTGA